The Mesorhizobium sp. M1D.F.Ca.ET.043.01.1.1 genome contains a region encoding:
- a CDS encoding site-specific integrase, with translation MSKGRLTRDNPLLSRPILGPLADLSVPPGAATNATTPLCEINFTTELPDDVAGYVEKSLSENTRRAYAADLAHFQAWGGSIPATDMTIAKYLAEHADTLSVATLCRRLATITKAHAAEGFASPTRSELVKATIRGIKRSRGTAQVEAKPLLRDDLFAVLERMGDDPKSTRDRALLLIGFAGGFRRSELVGLDVEDIEQVRQGIIIQLRRSKTDQEGVGRKIGIPFGRTRCCPVNALDQWLSTATIGAGPIFRCVSRHGHISEQRLSAEAVALVLKGRLLAADVSPDGFSAHSLRAGLVTSAAMVGVSPWKIRQQTGHASDAMLGRYIRDIDLFISNAAGAIL, from the coding sequence ATGTCTAAAGGCCGTCTAACTCGTGATAATCCCCTCTTATCACGACCCATATTGGGGCCTTTGGCAGACCTGTCAGTACCCCCCGGAGCCGCTACGAACGCCACCACGCCGCTTTGTGAAATTAACTTCACAACCGAGTTGCCCGACGACGTAGCCGGGTATGTGGAAAAGAGCCTGTCCGAAAATACCCGCCGGGCATATGCCGCCGATCTTGCTCACTTCCAGGCCTGGGGCGGCAGCATTCCGGCCACCGATATGACGATTGCCAAATATCTTGCGGAGCATGCGGACACATTAAGCGTCGCCACACTTTGTCGGCGTCTGGCAACGATCACCAAGGCGCATGCCGCAGAGGGGTTCGCCAGCCCGACAAGGTCTGAACTGGTGAAGGCGACAATTCGCGGCATCAAACGCAGTCGCGGAACCGCTCAAGTTGAAGCCAAGCCCCTCCTGCGCGATGACTTGTTCGCAGTGCTAGAGCGCATGGGTGACGACCCCAAGAGTACTAGGGATCGAGCGTTGCTCCTGATCGGCTTCGCAGGAGGGTTTCGACGATCTGAACTCGTAGGCCTCGACGTGGAGGACATCGAGCAAGTTCGACAGGGGATCATCATCCAATTGCGGCGTTCGAAGACGGACCAGGAGGGGGTTGGTCGAAAGATCGGCATTCCGTTCGGTCGAACTCGGTGCTGCCCCGTCAACGCTCTCGACCAATGGCTGTCCACCGCCACAATTGGTGCTGGACCAATATTCCGTTGTGTCAGCCGTCACGGTCACATCAGCGAACAGCGTCTGTCTGCAGAGGCAGTGGCGCTGGTCTTGAAGGGGAGACTGTTGGCCGCCGACGTCAGCCCGGATGGCTTTTCAGCTCACTCGTTGCGGGCCGGGCTGGTCACATCGGCAGCTATGGTCGGGGTATCCCCCTGGAAAATCCGGCAACAAACCGGCCACGCCAGCGATGCCATGCTAGGTCGCTATATTCGGGACATCGACCTTTTCATTAGCAACGCAGCTGGCGCAATTTTATGA
- a CDS encoding site-specific integrase encodes MKDVADTHLQCRKGTWYYRRVVPKHLVQALGKAMIFHSLHTSEKKKAKRLREIEDVTWSARFASLEAGEHQPIAQPSKVLGDQELLELVQAYVASNSRQFEEREKAIPATNAERKEAVVNLEIDIALLRDPDDLGAGQWIGSVSDKLLQEAGHDPNSLQSGHAALYAELVRRGLLELQKRKLARYQDDFGHSFFDNAFDPARPKPLRFEQLANQYQTMQIEEAEANGMSAKWQDKVKAQVALVRELVGDDTPVSAIDYDLCLRARSLLARTPSNRKKHYPGLALEEAIKKGAKDGKPLLSPVTQATYLDTLRGILQLAELKRLLPHNPAATLRPLRRDAEKAEDKREPFSLDQIKAFFSSSFYQSCAPDAMVQYVKPDREWRYWLPLLTLFMGMRPNEICQMLPSDVKCSANGTWFVDVVASYDDDDDGTDQPTKTLKTSTSRRKVPVHPELIALGFVEFAQGKQKAKAERLLGGLKKDMYGNWASYSLKRFRDSFLKEAIVVGPRQSFYSLRHSFRDALRRSEAGPDTLRALGGWAQGSLASDGYGNNADPDLHVAAMAKVSYPGLDLKFLRPLSGST; translated from the coding sequence ATGAAGGACGTGGCCGATACTCACCTCCAATGCCGTAAAGGAACTTGGTACTACCGTCGCGTAGTCCCCAAGCACCTCGTGCAGGCGTTGGGCAAAGCGATGATTTTCCACTCGCTGCATACGTCGGAGAAAAAGAAGGCCAAGAGGCTCCGCGAAATCGAGGACGTGACATGGAGTGCGCGGTTCGCATCGCTCGAAGCCGGCGAACACCAACCCATCGCCCAGCCTTCTAAGGTGCTCGGAGATCAGGAGCTGCTCGAACTCGTTCAGGCCTACGTCGCAAGCAATTCGCGCCAATTCGAGGAACGAGAGAAAGCGATCCCGGCCACGAATGCAGAACGAAAAGAGGCGGTCGTAAACCTGGAGATCGATATCGCGCTCCTCCGTGACCCGGACGATCTCGGTGCCGGCCAGTGGATTGGTTCTGTCAGCGACAAACTGCTTCAAGAGGCGGGCCACGATCCCAACTCGCTACAGAGCGGTCATGCTGCACTGTATGCGGAACTGGTCAGACGGGGATTGCTCGAACTTCAAAAACGAAAGTTGGCTCGATACCAGGATGATTTCGGCCATAGCTTCTTCGACAACGCGTTCGATCCTGCCCGTCCTAAGCCGCTTCGTTTCGAGCAATTGGCCAATCAGTATCAGACGATGCAGATCGAGGAGGCGGAAGCCAACGGCATGTCAGCCAAATGGCAAGACAAGGTGAAGGCCCAGGTCGCGCTGGTGCGGGAACTGGTCGGGGACGACACCCCGGTCTCCGCCATCGACTACGATCTGTGCCTGCGCGCCCGCAGCCTTTTGGCTCGGACGCCTAGCAACCGAAAGAAGCACTACCCTGGGCTGGCGCTGGAAGAAGCCATCAAGAAAGGCGCGAAGGACGGCAAGCCCCTCCTGTCGCCGGTCACTCAGGCAACGTATCTGGATACCCTTCGCGGCATCCTGCAGTTGGCTGAACTCAAGCGGCTGCTCCCTCATAACCCCGCCGCAACTCTGCGCCCGCTGAGGCGTGATGCGGAAAAGGCCGAGGACAAGCGTGAGCCATTTTCGCTCGATCAGATCAAGGCATTCTTCAGCAGTTCGTTCTACCAGAGCTGCGCTCCCGATGCGATGGTCCAGTATGTTAAGCCGGATCGCGAATGGCGATACTGGCTGCCGTTGCTCACCCTGTTCATGGGCATGCGACCGAACGAGATCTGTCAAATGTTGCCGTCCGACGTGAAATGCTCAGCCAACGGCACCTGGTTTGTCGATGTGGTCGCCTCATATGACGACGACGATGACGGAACGGACCAGCCCACAAAAACCCTGAAAACCTCGACAAGCAGAAGGAAAGTACCTGTTCATCCAGAGCTGATTGCACTCGGGTTTGTCGAGTTTGCCCAGGGCAAACAGAAAGCCAAAGCCGAGCGTCTGCTCGGAGGCCTTAAGAAAGATATGTACGGGAACTGGGCTTCGTATTCATTGAAGCGCTTCCGTGACAGCTTCTTGAAGGAAGCAATCGTCGTCGGGCCGAGACAGTCGTTCTATTCGCTCAGGCACAGTTTTCGCGACGCATTGCGCCGTAGCGAAGCTGGCCCCGATACTCTGAGGGCCCTCGGGGGTTGGGCCCAAGGCAGCTTGGCAAGCGATGGTTACGGCAACAACGCCGATCCTGATCTCCACGTAGCGGCGATGGCAAAGGTTTCATATCCAGGACTGGATCTGAAATTCTTGAGGCCACTTTCAGGAAGTACCTGA
- a CDS encoding competence protein CoiA family protein produces the protein MPLRCLGAEGESILAFDLNREEWAALRKGNAQSRHLRMPCCTSHAVMKVSSRGQQFFAHQPHGICTTAPETEQHLLLKSLAVEAARKAGWTASTEVRGFSPTGEEWTADVLAEKGDHRVAVEIQWSPQSLDETMRRQERYRQSGVRGLWLLRRLGFPISKELPAVVVSGDSQGGFEARIPNGTRQNKKNLDDPRNWRQQMPIASFLHAAFERRFRYGIETDMPAIVTVQSRKLWCRECRAPTWAIKSIEITVGPYSSQRTLLDLPDQAVMEVVQKLPLDEPVGTIKSRFVRPLGRPRFSNGCFNCDALIDDFFENQAWCSELKTLAIFPVQLSNGWQDVIGPRYGWGVHPQGP, from the coding sequence GTGCCACTACGCTGCCTCGGGGCTGAAGGCGAGAGTATCCTGGCATTCGACCTGAATAGGGAGGAATGGGCAGCGCTGCGGAAGGGCAATGCGCAATCGCGGCATCTGCGAATGCCGTGTTGCACCTCTCATGCGGTAATGAAGGTGTCGTCTCGCGGGCAGCAGTTTTTTGCACATCAGCCGCATGGAATTTGCACCACCGCTCCCGAGACGGAACAACATCTTCTCCTCAAGAGCCTTGCGGTCGAGGCCGCTCGAAAGGCCGGGTGGACGGCATCGACCGAAGTCCGGGGCTTCTCGCCAACCGGTGAAGAATGGACCGCCGACGTTCTTGCCGAAAAAGGCGATCATCGTGTTGCGGTCGAAATTCAGTGGTCGCCACAATCCTTAGATGAAACGATGCGACGACAGGAGCGCTACAGGCAGTCTGGCGTTCGCGGCCTGTGGCTACTTCGAAGACTGGGCTTTCCCATCTCCAAGGAACTCCCCGCTGTTGTTGTGTCGGGGGATAGTCAGGGCGGTTTCGAAGCCAGGATCCCGAATGGAACTCGGCAGAACAAGAAGAACCTCGATGATCCGAGGAACTGGCGACAGCAGATGCCGATTGCATCGTTTCTGCATGCCGCGTTCGAGCGTCGATTTCGCTATGGGATCGAGACTGACATGCCGGCAATCGTCACCGTGCAGTCGCGCAAACTTTGGTGCCGAGAGTGCCGTGCGCCAACCTGGGCAATTAAGTCAATCGAGATAACGGTAGGGCCGTACTCCTCTCAACGAACGCTTCTCGACTTACCAGATCAGGCTGTCATGGAGGTTGTTCAGAAGCTTCCTCTGGATGAACCCGTCGGGACCATCAAGTCTCGGTTTGTACGTCCTCTTGGACGACCCCGCTTCAGCAACGGCTGCTTTAATTGTGATGCCCTGATCGATGATTTTTTTGAAAATCAGGCATGGTGCTCAGAGCTGAAAACCCTCGCCATTTTCCCAGTACAGCTGTCTAATGGCTGGCAGGATGTCATAGGACCGCGGTACGGCTGGGGAGTTCACCCACAAGGACCGTGA
- the aroA gene encoding 3-phosphoshikimate 1-carboxyvinyltransferase translates to MSHSAAAKPATARKSPALAGTARVPGDKSISHRSFMFGGLASGETRITGLLEGEDVMRTGAAMKAMGAHIEKKGAEWVIRGTGNGALLEPEGPLDFGNAGTGSRLTMGLVGTYDMETTFIGDASLSGRPMGRVLEPLRQMGVQVLKAAPGDRMPITLRGPKHAAPITYRVPMASAQVKSAVLLAGLNTPGITTVIEPVMTRDHTEKMLQGFGANLSVETDERGVRHIFIEGQGKLTGQTIAVPGDPSSAGFPLVATLIVPGSDIVIENVLMNPTRTGLLLTLQEMGGRIDILNPRNAGGEDVADLRVRSSDLKGIVVPPERAPSMIDEYPVLAVAASFAEGETLMQGLEELRVKESDRLSAVANGLKLNGVDCTEGEASLAVRGRPGGKGLGAHPDGLDTAVKTHLDHRIAMSFLVMGLATEKPVTIDDANMIATSFPEFMGLMKGLGAEIE, encoded by the coding sequence ATGTCTCATTCCGCCGCCGCCAAGCCAGCCACGGCCCGCAAATCCCCAGCGCTAGCCGGCACGGCGCGGGTGCCGGGCGACAAGTCGATCTCGCACCGCTCCTTCATGTTCGGCGGCCTCGCCTCCGGCGAGACGCGCATCACCGGCCTGCTCGAAGGCGAGGACGTGATGCGCACCGGCGCCGCCATGAAGGCGATGGGCGCGCATATCGAGAAGAAAGGCGCCGAATGGGTGATCCGCGGCACCGGCAACGGGGCGCTTCTCGAGCCGGAAGGCCCGCTCGACTTCGGCAACGCCGGCACCGGCTCGCGGCTCACCATGGGCCTCGTCGGCACCTATGACATGGAAACCACCTTCATCGGCGACGCCTCGCTTTCCGGCCGGCCGATGGGCCGCGTGCTGGAGCCGCTGCGCCAGATGGGCGTGCAGGTGCTGAAGGCGGCGCCGGGCGACCGCATGCCGATCACGCTGCGCGGCCCCAAGCACGCCGCGCCCATCACCTATCGGGTGCCGATGGCTTCGGCCCAGGTGAAGTCGGCGGTGCTGCTTGCCGGCCTCAACACGCCGGGCATCACCACGGTGATCGAGCCGGTGATGACGCGCGACCATACCGAAAAGATGCTCCAAGGCTTTGGCGCGAACCTGAGCGTCGAGACCGACGAGCGCGGCGTGCGTCACATCTTCATCGAAGGCCAGGGCAAGCTGACCGGCCAGACCATCGCGGTGCCTGGCGATCCGTCCTCGGCCGGCTTTCCGCTGGTGGCGACGCTCATCGTGCCGGGCTCGGACATCGTGATCGAGAACGTGCTGATGAACCCGACCCGCACCGGGCTGCTGCTGACGCTGCAGGAGATGGGCGGCCGGATCGACATCCTCAACCCGCGCAATGCCGGCGGCGAGGATGTGGCGGACCTGCGCGTGCGTTCCTCCGATCTCAAGGGTATCGTGGTGCCGCCGGAGCGGGCGCCGTCGATGATCGATGAATATCCGGTGCTGGCTGTCGCCGCGAGCTTCGCCGAAGGCGAGACGCTGATGCAGGGGCTGGAGGAATTGCGCGTCAAGGAATCCGACCGGCTGTCGGCGGTCGCCAACGGGCTGAAGCTCAACGGCGTCGACTGCACCGAGGGCGAAGCCTCGCTCGCCGTGCGCGGCAGGCCCGGCGGCAAGGGTCTGGGCGCTCACCCCGACGGCCTGGACACGGCGGTGAAGACGCATCTCGACCATCGCATCGCCATGAGTTTTCTGGTGATGGGGCTGGCAACGGAAAAGCCGGTGACCATCGACGACGCCAACATGATCGCGACCAGCTTTCCGGAATTCATGGGGCTGATGAAAGGGCTGGGCGCGGAGATCGAGTGA
- a CDS encoding SDR family NAD(P)-dependent oxidoreductase, which translates to MTETLNGRHVVVTGGTGALGGAVVGRLLEQGAICHVPNAHAAAPPNFPFAAHASVHLAHNVDLSDSAKVEAFYHQVPELWGSIHLAGGFTMAPVEKIESASFAEMMDTNARTAFLCSRAAVRSLLASGTAGRIVNVSARAGLDPRRGAGMVAYAASKAAVAAITVAMAEELKHKGILVNAVAPSTLDTPANRADMPDADFTKWVSLEAAAEAIAYLVSPANQAMSGTLVPLYGRA; encoded by the coding sequence ATGACGGAAACGCTTAACGGCAGGCATGTCGTGGTGACGGGCGGCACTGGGGCGCTCGGCGGCGCGGTTGTCGGCAGGTTGCTGGAGCAGGGAGCCATCTGCCACGTGCCCAACGCGCATGCGGCCGCCCCCCCGAACTTCCCCTTCGCCGCGCATGCCAGCGTCCATCTCGCGCACAATGTCGACTTGTCGGATTCCGCCAAGGTCGAGGCCTTCTACCATCAGGTGCCCGAGCTTTGGGGCTCGATCCACCTCGCCGGCGGTTTCACCATGGCGCCGGTGGAAAAGATCGAATCGGCGTCCTTTGCCGAGATGATGGACACCAATGCCCGCACCGCCTTCCTGTGCAGCCGCGCCGCGGTGCGCTCGCTGCTGGCCTCCGGCACGGCGGGGCGCATCGTCAACGTCAGCGCGCGCGCCGGGCTCGATCCCAGGCGCGGCGCCGGCATGGTCGCCTACGCCGCCAGCAAGGCCGCCGTCGCCGCGATAACGGTGGCGATGGCGGAGGAGCTGAAGCACAAGGGCATCCTGGTCAACGCCGTGGCGCCCTCGACGCTCGACACGCCCGCCAACCGCGCCGACATGCCGGACGCCGATTTCACCAAATGGGTCAGCCTCGAAGCCGCCGCCGAGGCGATTGCCTATCTCGTCTCGCCCGCCAACCAGGCGATGAGCGGCACGCTGGTGCCGCTCTACGGCCGCGCCTGA
- the cmk gene encoding (d)CMP kinase, whose protein sequence is MTHTFTIAIDGPAGAGKGTLARRLADHYRLNLLDTGLTYRAVAHKLLELGLPLDNVSAAETAARQVDLSNLDRTVLSAHAVGEAASKVAVIPTVRRILVEKQRAFAKAPPGAVLDGRDIGTVVCPDADIKLYVTASAEVRARRRLAEIESMGGSADFATILADIERRDERDMGRADSPLKPAADAHLLDTSEMAIEAAFLAAMAIVDDVLAKRSKA, encoded by the coding sequence ATGACCCACACCTTCACCATTGCCATCGACGGACCCGCAGGCGCGGGCAAAGGCACGCTTGCGCGCCGGCTCGCCGACCATTACCGCCTGAACCTGCTCGACACCGGCCTCACCTATCGCGCCGTGGCCCACAAGCTGCTCGAGCTCGGCCTGCCGCTCGACAATGTCTCGGCGGCGGAAACCGCGGCGCGGCAGGTCGATCTCTCGAACCTCGACCGCACGGTGCTGTCGGCGCACGCGGTGGGCGAGGCCGCCTCGAAGGTCGCGGTCATTCCCACTGTCCGGCGCATTCTGGTCGAAAAGCAGCGCGCGTTCGCCAAGGCGCCACCGGGCGCGGTGCTCGACGGCCGCGATATCGGCACCGTCGTGTGCCCGGACGCCGACATCAAGCTCTATGTGACGGCGAGCGCCGAGGTGCGGGCCAGGCGCCGGCTGGCCGAGATCGAGAGCATGGGCGGCAGCGCCGATTTCGCCACCATCCTCGCCGACATCGAACGCCGCGACGAGCGCGACATGGGCCGCGCCGACTCGCCCTTAAAGCCCGCCGCCGACGCGCACTTGCTTGATACCAGCGAAATGGCTATAGAAGCCGCGTTTCTGGCGGCGATGGCGATCGTTGACGACGTCCTGGCCAAAAGAAGCAAGGCCTGA
- the rpsA gene encoding 30S ribosomal protein S1, translated as MSAANPTRDDFASMLEESFTAGHSGEGQVVRGTITAIEKDMAIIDVGLKVEGRVPLKEFGAKGKESSLKVGDTVEVYVERIENALGEAMLSREKARREESWVRLEEKFTKGERVEGVIFNQVKGGFTVDLDGAVAFLPRSQVDIRPIRDVSPLMHNPQPFEILKMDRRRGNIVVSRRTVLEESRAEQRSEIVQNLEEGQVVEGVVKNITDYGAFVDLGGIDGLLHVTDMAWRRVNHPTEILNIGQTVKVQIIRINQETHRISLGMKQLESDPWSDIGTKFPIGKKIKGTVTNITDYGAFVELEPGIEGLIHVSEMSWTKKNVHPGKILSTTQEVDVVVLEVDPAKRRISLGLKQTLENPWEAFARSHPVGSQVEGEVKNKTEFGLFIGLEGDVDGMVHLSDLDWTRPGEQVIEEYNRGDMVKAQVLDVDIEKERISLGIKQLARDTVGEAASSGELRKNAVVTCEVIAVKDGGLEVRLVDSGLETFIKRSDLSRDRDEQRPERFTVGQKVDARVIAFDKKTRKLQVSIKALEIAEEKEAVAQYGSTDSGASLGDILGAALKKQGN; from the coding sequence ATGTCAGCTGCTAATCCCACTCGCGATGATTTCGCGAGCATGCTCGAAGAATCATTCACCGCCGGCCATTCCGGCGAGGGCCAGGTTGTCCGGGGCACGATCACCGCGATCGAAAAGGACATGGCCATCATCGACGTCGGCCTCAAGGTCGAAGGCCGCGTGCCGCTGAAGGAATTCGGCGCCAAGGGCAAAGAGTCCTCCCTCAAGGTCGGCGACACCGTCGAAGTCTATGTCGAGCGCATCGAGAACGCGCTTGGCGAAGCCATGCTGTCGCGCGAGAAGGCCCGCCGCGAGGAGAGCTGGGTGCGTCTCGAGGAGAAGTTCACCAAGGGTGAGCGCGTCGAAGGCGTCATCTTCAACCAGGTCAAGGGCGGCTTCACCGTCGACCTCGACGGCGCCGTGGCGTTCCTGCCGCGCAGCCAGGTCGACATCCGTCCGATCCGCGACGTCTCGCCGCTGATGCACAACCCGCAGCCCTTCGAGATCCTCAAGATGGATCGCCGCCGCGGCAACATCGTGGTGTCGCGCCGCACCGTGCTCGAGGAGAGCCGCGCCGAACAGCGTTCGGAGATCGTGCAGAACCTCGAGGAAGGCCAGGTTGTCGAAGGCGTGGTCAAGAACATCACCGATTACGGTGCGTTCGTCGACCTCGGCGGCATCGACGGCCTGCTGCATGTCACCGACATGGCATGGCGCCGCGTCAACCATCCGACCGAGATCCTCAACATCGGCCAGACGGTCAAGGTGCAGATCATCCGCATCAACCAGGAAACCCACCGCATCTCGCTCGGCATGAAGCAGCTCGAGTCGGATCCGTGGTCGGATATCGGCACCAAGTTCCCGATCGGCAAGAAGATCAAGGGCACCGTGACCAACATCACCGACTACGGCGCGTTCGTCGAGCTGGAGCCGGGCATCGAGGGCCTCATCCACGTTTCGGAAATGTCGTGGACGAAGAAGAACGTGCACCCCGGCAAGATCCTGTCGACGACGCAGGAAGTCGACGTGGTCGTGCTCGAGGTCGATCCGGCCAAGCGCCGCATCTCGCTCGGTCTCAAGCAGACGCTGGAGAACCCGTGGGAAGCCTTCGCGCGCAGCCATCCGGTCGGCAGCCAGGTCGAGGGCGAGGTCAAGAACAAGACCGAGTTCGGCCTGTTCATCGGCCTGGAAGGCGACGTGGACGGCATGGTGCACCTCTCCGACCTCGACTGGACCCGTCCGGGCGAGCAGGTCATCGAAGAGTACAATCGCGGCGACATGGTCAAGGCGCAGGTGCTCGACGTCGACATCGAGAAGGAGCGCATCTCGCTCGGCATCAAGCAGCTGGCCCGCGACACGGTCGGCGAGGCGGCGAGCAGCGGTGAGCTGCGCAAGAACGCCGTCGTCACCTGCGAGGTCATCGCGGTGAAGGATGGCGGTCTGGAAGTGCGGCTGGTCGACAGCGGCCTCGAGACCTTCATCAAGCGTTCGGACCTTTCGCGCGACCGCGACGAGCAGCGCCCCGAGCGCTTCACCGTCGGCCAGAAGGTCGACGCCCGCGTCATCGCCTTCGACAAGAAGACCCGCAAGCTGCAGGTCTCGATCAAGGCGCTGGAAATCGCCGAAGAGAAGGAAGCGGTCGCCCAGTACGGCTCGACCGACTCCGGCGCTTCGCTGGGCGACATCCTGGGCGCGGCGCTGAAGAAGCAGGGCAACTAA
- a CDS encoding TIGR02300 family protein: MAKAELGTKRVDPETGRKFYDLNKDPIVSPYTGKSYPRSYFEEGKISAIEDDEDVADKEVDSEEEEGAEVVSLEDADEETKGGGDDLPDLGDDEDDVDLGDDDDDTFLADEEEEDDDVSDMIGVGDDEDEV; this comes from the coding sequence GTGGCAAAAGCTGAACTTGGCACCAAGCGTGTCGACCCCGAAACGGGTCGGAAATTCTACGACCTGAACAAGGACCCGATCGTCTCGCCCTATACCGGCAAGAGCTATCCGCGTTCCTATTTCGAGGAAGGCAAGATTTCCGCGATCGAAGACGACGAGGACGTCGCCGACAAGGAAGTCGACTCCGAGGAAGAGGAAGGCGCCGAAGTCGTCTCGCTGGAAGATGCGGACGAGGAGACCAAGGGCGGCGGCGACGATCTTCCCGATCTCGGCGACGACGAGGACGATGTCGATCTCGGCGACGATGACGACGACACCTTCCTTGCCGACGAAGAGGAAGAGGACGACGACGTCTCCGATATGATCGGCGTCGGCGACGACGAGGACGAGGTCTGA